In one Streptomyces sp. NBC_01241 genomic region, the following are encoded:
- a CDS encoding aldehyde dehydrogenase family protein, with product MTETTKTLFDTEKVLAEFGLDQVHSGTYTDSLGWGTTEGRPVIEAHCPADGELVGRVAASDAQDYELIVAAAVERQQKWRMVPAPRRGEFVRRIGQLIEENLDSLAAVVSLDTGKSTMEAKGELREAIDMSTLAAGQARMMYGFTQQSQRAEHRMYDQWLPLGVVGLISAYNFPAAVWAQNGFLSAIAGNTVVWKPSPKVPLTAIAVQKLVNKAAAEMGCEGVFSLFIPDDNAVAEKLISDTRVAMVSFTGSTTVGRKVADIVGQTLGRRYQLECSGNNGCIVDETADLELAAKALTFGVVGTTGQRCTSTRRVIAHTSIADELVELMKKAFDQITIGDPREKDTVVGPLIDEQAVADYRRVLARAESDGATVVYGGKVIERPGLYVEPAIVTGVEPDFEIAQSETFVPIVSVLTYDDLDEAIEIHNGVAQGLASGMHSTNLTNIETFLSARGSDCGIVRINMGTTGADVGAAFGGEKETGGGRTAGSDAWKGFMRRQSVCVNWGGTSAWDSRIEL from the coding sequence ATGACCGAGACCACCAAGACTCTGTTCGACACCGAGAAGGTGCTGGCTGAATTCGGCCTGGACCAGGTGCATTCCGGCACCTACACGGACTCGCTCGGCTGGGGAACCACCGAGGGCCGCCCGGTCATCGAGGCACACTGCCCCGCCGACGGCGAGCTCGTGGGCCGCGTCGCGGCCTCGGACGCCCAGGACTACGAGCTGATCGTGGCCGCCGCCGTCGAGAGGCAGCAGAAGTGGCGGATGGTGCCCGCGCCGCGGCGCGGTGAATTCGTGCGCCGCATCGGCCAGTTGATCGAGGAGAACCTCGACAGCCTGGCCGCCGTCGTCTCGCTGGACACCGGCAAGTCGACGATGGAGGCCAAGGGCGAGCTCCGCGAGGCGATCGACATGTCCACGCTGGCCGCCGGCCAGGCGCGGATGATGTACGGGTTCACCCAGCAGTCCCAGCGTGCCGAGCACCGCATGTACGACCAGTGGCTGCCGCTGGGCGTCGTCGGGCTCATCAGCGCGTACAACTTCCCGGCCGCCGTCTGGGCGCAGAACGGGTTCCTCTCCGCGATCGCCGGCAACACGGTCGTCTGGAAGCCGAGCCCGAAGGTGCCGCTGACCGCCATCGCGGTGCAGAAGCTGGTCAACAAGGCCGCGGCGGAGATGGGATGCGAGGGTGTCTTCTCGCTGTTCATCCCCGATGACAACGCGGTCGCCGAGAAGCTGATCTCCGACACCCGTGTCGCCATGGTCTCGTTCACGGGCTCCACGACCGTGGGCCGGAAGGTCGCCGACATCGTCGGACAGACGCTCGGCCGCCGGTACCAGCTGGAGTGCTCCGGCAACAACGGCTGCATCGTCGACGAGACCGCGGACCTCGAACTCGCCGCGAAGGCGCTGACCTTCGGTGTGGTCGGTACGACCGGCCAGCGATGCACGAGCACCCGCCGCGTCATCGCCCACACCAGCATCGCCGACGAGCTGGTCGAGCTGATGAAGAAGGCCTTCGACCAGATCACCATCGGTGATCCGCGCGAGAAGGACACGGTCGTCGGTCCCCTGATCGACGAGCAGGCGGTGGCGGACTACCGACGCGTCCTCGCCCGCGCCGAGAGCGACGGAGCCACCGTGGTGTACGGCGGCAAGGTGATCGAGCGCCCGGGCCTGTACGTCGAGCCGGCCATCGTCACCGGGGTCGAACCGGACTTCGAGATCGCCCAGTCGGAGACGTTCGTACCGATCGTCTCGGTGCTGACCTACGACGATCTCGACGAGGCCATCGAGATCCACAACGGTGTCGCCCAGGGGCTCGCCTCGGGCATGCACAGCACGAACCTGACCAACATCGAAACCTTCCTGTCGGCCCGCGGCAGCGACTGCGGCATCGTGCGCATCAACATGGGCACCACGGGTGCTGACGTCGGCGCCGCCTTCGGCGGCGAGAAGGAGACCGGCGGTGGCCGTACGGCCGGTTCCGACGCCTGGAAGGGATTCATGCGCCGGCAGAGCGTATGCGTCAACTGGGGCGGGACTTCCGCCTGGGACAGCCGGATCGAGCTCTGA
- a CDS encoding RidA family protein, with the protein MKKERFSSDAVREPAEKTWSNCLRIDDLIMISGMTARGQDGETLLGDTAYEQAKVVFQKIKDLVEAAGAVMDDVVKMTIFVTDMSDNTAVWKARQEFFSGNFPACSLVQVAALAKPEILLEIEAIAVAGCSTD; encoded by the coding sequence ATGAAGAAGGAACGTTTCTCCTCCGACGCCGTGCGAGAGCCGGCGGAGAAGACCTGGTCGAACTGCCTCCGCATCGACGACCTGATCATGATCTCCGGAATGACCGCCCGCGGTCAGGACGGGGAGACCCTCCTCGGCGACACCGCCTACGAACAGGCCAAGGTCGTCTTCCAGAAGATCAAGGACCTGGTCGAGGCGGCCGGCGCCGTCATGGACGACGTCGTCAAGATGACGATCTTCGTCACGGACATGAGTGACAACACCGCGGTGTGGAAGGCCCGTCAGGAGTTCTTCTCCGGCAACTTCCCGGCGTGTTCCCTGGTCCAGGTCGCCGCCCTCGCCAAGCCCGAGATCCTGCTGGAGATCGAGGCCATCGCCGTGGCGGGCTGCAGCACGGACTGA
- a CDS encoding cupin domain-containing protein — protein MDIDPASMKSLEVLIHATDLKDEDWIDYPDYGFRQYFLFKNPDTGASIALLEYEKGGTIPTRHTHASNQFMYCLEGDYEYTDSGLRLRPGSFYMNPKDHPHGPTLAHERSVLVEIYDGPHYYEKPEYHTDETIGDFLAKE, from the coding sequence GTGGACATCGACCCCGCAAGCATGAAGTCGCTCGAAGTCCTGATCCATGCCACTGATCTCAAGGACGAGGACTGGATCGACTACCCCGACTACGGGTTCCGCCAGTACTTCCTTTTCAAGAACCCGGACACCGGCGCCAGCATCGCCCTTCTGGAGTACGAGAAGGGCGGCACGATCCCGACCAGGCACACGCATGCCTCGAACCAGTTCATGTACTGCCTCGAAGGCGACTACGAGTACACCGACTCCGGCCTCCGGCTGCGTCCTGGTTCGTTCTACATGAACCCGAAGGACCACCCCCATGGCCCGACCCTGGCACACGAGCGCAGCGTGCTCGTCGAGATCTACGACGGCCCGCACTACTACGAGAAGCCCGAGTACCACACCGACGAGACGATCGGGGACTTCCTTGCGAAGGAATGA